In the Mytilus trossulus isolate FHL-02 chromosome 1, PNRI_Mtr1.1.1.hap1, whole genome shotgun sequence genome, one interval contains:
- the LOC134696628 gene encoding glycoprotein 3-alpha-L-fucosyltransferase A-like, with the protein MHPKDGVNSILTMGNLTKSKPFQRVITFVFTAILITVGLSVILDSLRIKFQKEVNLNKSEDASYDGLILHNSSSDNYDKSGMPYNVTDLLPQKRIRSPRFEPVDDRIHLQISHVPKSYQYALDNKIDVPMKLLYFHGSERQWYLKEGQTYFLKEKCPVNRCLVTYKQSEGRTADAVVFLNPFTLPSNPPWPRRSVDQIWAMYSLEAPHNTNSASGYRNYFNWTMTYRRDSTITTPYFKFLYYKQPLPKETIETNLATGKTKKVAWMVSNCNLVRSGRMTYARQLAKYINIDIYGACGNKSCRKSDPKKCYTMIKQNYKFYLAFENSKCLGYYTEKFSQNALRNNAIPVVLGVSRAEIKAAAPPGSYIHVEDFDSPKQLADYLHRIDKDDNLFNEYFRWKRYGKMTNTKTWCRLCSMLHEKSLPPVTQTDIDTWRSKSCIGARKWGY; encoded by the exons ATGCATCCAAAAGATGGTGTGAACTCAATTTTAACCATGGGAAActtgacaaaatcaaaacctttccAAAGAGtgattacatttgtatttactgCTATTTTGATAACTGTTGGATTATCTGTGATATTAGATTCACTGAGAATAAAATTCCAGAAAGaagttaatttaaataaatctgaGGATGCCAGCTATGATGGGCTGATACTGCACAATTCTAGTAGTGACAATTATGACAAGTCAGGCATGCCATACAATGTTACTGATCTGTTACCTCAAAAAAGAATAAGGAGCCCAAGGTTTGAACCAGTTGATGACAGAATCCATTTACAGATTAGTCATGTACCTAAGTCATATCAGTATGCTTTAGACAACAAGATTGATGTACCAATGAAACTGCTTTATTTTCATGGAAGTGAAAGACAATGGTATTTAAAGGAAGGACAGACATACTTCTTGAAGGAGAAGTGTCCAGTTAATCGTTGCCTAGTGACATATAAACAGTCTGAAGGAAGAACTGCTGACGCTGTGGTATTTTTAAATCCTTTCACACTACCATCGAACCCACCATGGCCTAGGAGGTCTGTAGATCAGATCTGGGCAATGTATTCACTAGAAGCTCCACATAACACTAACTCTGCTTCAGGGTATAGAAACTACTTTAACTGGACAATGACATACAGAAGGGATTCCACCATAACTACACCTTACTTTAAATTTCTATATTACAAACAGCCCTTACCTAAAGAAACAATTGAAACTAACTTAGCCACAGGTAAAACAAAGAAAGTAGCATGGATGGTTTCTAACTGTAACTTAGTAAGAAGTGGACGTATGACGTATGCTAGACAATTAgccaaatatatcaatatagatATCTATGGAGCATGTGGAAATAAATCGTGCCGGAAAAGTGATCCAAAGAAATGTTATACGATGATCAAACAAAACTACAAATTCTATCTtgcttttgaaaattccaaatgTTTAGGATATTACACAGAAAAGTTCTCACAGAATGCTCTTCG AAACAACGCCATACCAGTTGTTCTTGGAGTGTCACGTGCTGAAATCAAAGCAGCAGCACCCCCTGGATCCTATATTCACGTGGAGGATTTCGATTCACCGAAACAATTAGCAGATTATTTGCATCGTATAGATAAAGATGacaatttatttaatgaatatttccGATGGAAACGTTATGGTAAAATGACCAATACAAAAACATGGTGTAGACTTTGTTCCATGCTGCATGAAAAGTCCTTGCCACCCGTTACACAAACAGATATTGACACATGGAGGAGTAAATCGTGTATTGGAGCCAGGAAGTGGGGCTACTAG
- the LOC134696624 gene encoding F-box/LRR-repeat protein 12-like, with product MANFDLLPDNIILEVLNYLPVKELCIAGSVCRRWRRITRDYTLWRHVDLTPYRLDLKKTWKVIRSHFSECLISLKLRGDFNMPIKDKNPVSDAMLADLNERCPNIRHITLQNCKLQNLEMKLPPSLTSIELYQCYWKPRWFKHLHTMVPNIKCLILEHTSRVDNHDLDDVCKITGLESLNLNACYRINEKGLEKIAKELINLQTLEIAHCNCTDLILHHISRHLTKLETLNIRNSKVTDSGISTIVSGLSNLKHLNINKCDLLTTSGLECLKSLKSLKTLVCDIAHITSMLETILENNGCIITALNPNKPGNI from the exons ATGGCCAATTTTGATTTACTACCTGACAACATCATATTAGAAGTTTTGAACTATTTGCCTGTTAAAGAATTATGCATAGCTGGAAG TGTGTGTAGAAGATGGAGAAGGATAACCAGAGATTACACATTGTGGAGACATGTAGATTTAACACCCTACAGATTAGATTTGAAAAAGACGTGGAAGGTTATCAGGTCACATTTCTCTGAATGTCTGATCAGTCTGAAACTTAGAGGAGATTTTAACA TGCCAATAAAGGATAAAAACCCAGTATCAGATGCTATGCTTGCTGACTTGAATGAGAGATGTCCCAATATCAGACATATAACCTTACAAAACTGTAAACTACAAAACCTAGAGATGAAACTTCCACCAAGTCTGACTTCTATAGAACTGTATCAGTGTTACTGGAAACCTAGATGGTTTAAACATCTCCATACCATGGTACCGAACATCAAGTGTCTCATACTAGAACATACCTCACGAGTAGATAATCATGATCTAGACGATGTTTGTAAAATAACAGGATTAGAGTCTCTTAATTTGAATGCTTGTTACAGAATTAATGAGAAAGGGTTAGAAAAGATTGCAAAAGAACTGATTAATTTACAAACTTTAGAAATAGCACATTGTAATTGTACTGATCTCATTTTACATCATATATCACGTCATTTGACAAAGTTAGAAACTCTGAACATCAGGAATAGTAAAGTTACCGATTCAGGTATTTCTACTATAGTGTCAGGACTAAGCAATCTTAagcatttaaatataaataaatgtgattTACTGACGACATCTGGTTTGGAATGTCTGAAGTCTCTAAAATCATTGAAAACTTTAGTGTGTGACATTGCCCACATCACATCAATGTTAGAGACCATATTAGAAAATAATGGCTGTATTATTACAGCATTAAATCCTAACAAGCCAGGGAATATTTAA